The following coding sequences lie in one Panicum virgatum strain AP13 chromosome 6N, P.virgatum_v5, whole genome shotgun sequence genomic window:
- the LOC120678502 gene encoding uncharacterized protein LOC120678502 isoform X1 has protein sequence MGGAIRAQRFLAVYFFFSFHYPSRLFLPHQIDASGGGRASGEPSPPSFPPSSRTPQLATHAAGCSSPGRRRGRRRSAARSRGPDRGAPRLWGAPARQSGGWGGRAGAFQDPGEPRGRNAVIMEKISSGEEVGGAGGAYSYSALKRLDQIWSSICGPQVDSNVPEVVTRVQGPLVDSNLGAGSEIFDVIVCGGTLGIFVATALSSKGLRVGIIESNIIKGREQEWNISRKELMEIVEIGILSEAELEQIISSDFNPNRCGFEDKGDIWVENILNLGISPAKLVETMKERFISSGGAIFEGKSLSSIYVYDDRAVLKLSDGDSLPCRLVVDAMGNFSPIVRQIRSGRKPDGMCLVVGACARGFEKNTTSDIIFSSSSVNRAGNSGVQLFWEAFPAGSGPNDRTTYMFTYVDPKFGGPKLEELLEVFWKLMPAYQDVVLENLDIKRVIFGIFPTYRDSPLPAAFDRILQVGDASGIQSPVSFGGFGSLTRHLGRLSNGIYEAVEGDFLDAHSLRLLNPYMPNLSASWLFQRAMSVRPHVDVSPTFINELLFANFQSMQKLGDSVLRPFLQDVIQFGPLVKTLGLVMLDRPQILPSIFKQVGLGVILEWSGHFLMLGYYTFLSTFIDPVTRYNGWHLSSVKIHTSVLSNILACLLFSKHFEELGSNPCLQETNINGNGILKHGDMELV, from the exons ATGGGGGGAGCCATCCGAGCCCAGCGGTTCCTAGccgtttatttttttttttcatttcattACCCCAGCCGTTTGTTTTTGCCTCACCAAATCGACGCGAGTGGCGGTgggcgcgcgagcggcgagccaagccctccctccttccctcccagTTCGCGCACCCCGCAGCTAGCTACTCATGCCGCTGGCTGCTCTTCTcctggtcgccgccgcggccggcgccgctccgccgcgcgctcgcgGGGGCCGGACAGGGGCGCGCCGCGGCTGTGGGGTGCGCCTGCGCGCCAGAGCGGCGGCTGGggaggccgcgccggcgccttcCAGGACCCAGGTGAGCCGCGGGGCCGAAATGCG GTGATAATGGAGAAGATCTCTAGTGGTGAAGAAGTTGGGGGTGCTGGAGGGGCATACTCATACAGTGCACTGAAAAGATTGGATCAAATATGGTCTAGTATATGTGGACCACAAGTAG attcGAACGTCCCTGAAGTTGTTACTCGGGTTCAAGGGCCGTTGGTTGATTCTAATCTTGGTGCTGGTTCAGAGATATTTGATGTAATAGTGTGTGGTGGCACATTAGGTATATTTGTGGCTACTGCCCTCAGTTCTAAAGGCCTTCGGGTTGGAATTATCGAAAGCAACATAATCAAAGGG AGGGaacaagagtggaatatttcaAGAAAGGAGCTTATGGAAATTGTGGAGATTGGCATCCTTTCTGAAGCAGAGCTTGAACAGATTATTTCAAGTGATTTCAATCCT AATAGATGCGGATTTGAGGATAAAGGTGACATTTGGGTGGAGAACATTCTTAATCTTGGTATTTC GCCTGCTAAACTTGTTGAAACCATGAAAGAACGCTTTATTTCTTCAGGAGGAGCCATATTCGAAGGGAAGAGTCTATCAAGCATTTATGTCTATGATGATCGTGCA GTTCTAAAACTGAGTGATGGTGATTCCTTGCCTTGCCGACTTGTTGTTGATGCTATGGGTAATTTTTCTCCAATTGTGCGGCAG ATCCGGTCTGGTAGAAAACCAGATGGAATGTGCCTTGTTGTTGGTGCTTGTGCTCGTGGATTTGAAAAAAATACAACAAGTGATATTATTTTCAGTAGCTCATCAGTAAATAGAGCTGGAAATTCAGGAGTACAACTCTTCTGGGAG GCATTTCCTGCTGGTTCTGGTCCCAATGATCGTACTACGTACATGTTCACTTATGTTGATCCAAAATTTGGGGGCCCTAAGCTAGAAGAACTTTTGGAAGTGTTTTGGAAGCTTATGCCTGCTTACCAG GATGTAGTTCTTGAAAATCTGGATATAAAGAGAGTTATATTTGGAATTTTCCCAACTTACCGGGATAG CCCCTTACCAGCTGCATTTGACCGCATCTTACAG GTTGGTGATGCTAGTGGAATACAGTCACCTGTTTCATTTGGAGGTTTTGGAAGCTTGACGAGGCATCTTGGTCGTTTGTCAAATG GTATATATGAAGCAGTTGAAGGTGATTTCCTGGATGCACATAGTTTGCGGCTGCTGAACCCTTACATG CCAAATTTAAGTGCATCATGGCTGTTTCAACGAGCGATGTCAGTAAGGCCGCATGTCGATGTGTCACCAACCTTTATTAATGAGCTTCTCTTTGCTAATTTTCAGTCAATGCAG AAGCTTGGGGATTCTGTACTCCGGCCATTTCTCCAG GACGTGATACAATTTGGACCTCTGGTGAAAACGTTGGGTCTAGTAATGCTCGATCGGCCACAAATTCTCCCTTCAATATTTAAGCAG GTTGGACTTGGAGTCATCCTTGAATGGTCAGGCCATTTTCTGATGCTTGGTTACTACACTTTCCTTTCTACCTTCATCGATCCAGTCACGAGGTACAATGGATGGCATCTCTCTAGTGTCAAAATCCACACTTCTGTACTGTCTAACATTCTGGCATGCTTGCTATTTTCAAAACATTTTGAAGAACTTGGGTCGAATCCTTGCCTCCAAGAGACAAATATCAATGGAAACGGTATCTTGAAGCATGGAGATATGGAGCTGGTTTAG
- the LOC120678502 gene encoding uncharacterized protein LOC120678502 isoform X2: protein MGGAIRAQRFLAVYFFFSFHYPSRLFLPHQIDASGGGRASGEPSPPSFPPSSRTPQLATHAAGCSSPGRRRGRRRSAARSRGPDRGAPRLWGAPARQSGGWGGRAGAFQDPGEPRGRNAVIMEKISSGEEVGGAGGAYSYSALKRLDQIWSSICGPQVDSNVPEVVTRVQGPLVDSNLGAGSEIFDVIVCGGTLGIFVATALSSKGLRVGIIESNIIKGREQEWNISRKELMEIVEIGILSEAELEQIISSDFNPNRCGFEDKGDIWVENILNLGISPAKLVETMKERFISSGGAIFEGKSLSSIYVYDDRAVLKLSDGDSLPCRLVVDAMGNFSPIVRQIRSGRKPDGMCLVVGACARGFEKNTTSDIIFSSSSVNRAGNSGVQLFWEAFPAGSGPNDRTTYMFTYVDPKFGGPKLEELLEVFWKLMPAYQDVVLENLDIKRVIFGIFPTYRDSPLPAAFDRILQVGDASGIQSPVSFGGFGSLTRHLGRLSNGIYEAVEGDFLDAHSLRLLNPYMPNLSASWLFQRAMSVRPHVDVSPTFINELLFANFQSMQKLGDSVLRPFLQDVIQFGPLVKTLGLVMLDRPQILPSIFKQVGLGVILEWSGHFLMLGYYTFLSTFIDPVTRTWVESLPPRDKYQWKRYLEAWRYGAGLDYRQGE, encoded by the exons ATGGGGGGAGCCATCCGAGCCCAGCGGTTCCTAGccgtttatttttttttttcatttcattACCCCAGCCGTTTGTTTTTGCCTCACCAAATCGACGCGAGTGGCGGTgggcgcgcgagcggcgagccaagccctccctccttccctcccagTTCGCGCACCCCGCAGCTAGCTACTCATGCCGCTGGCTGCTCTTCTcctggtcgccgccgcggccggcgccgctccgccgcgcgctcgcgGGGGCCGGACAGGGGCGCGCCGCGGCTGTGGGGTGCGCCTGCGCGCCAGAGCGGCGGCTGGggaggccgcgccggcgccttcCAGGACCCAGGTGAGCCGCGGGGCCGAAATGCG GTGATAATGGAGAAGATCTCTAGTGGTGAAGAAGTTGGGGGTGCTGGAGGGGCATACTCATACAGTGCACTGAAAAGATTGGATCAAATATGGTCTAGTATATGTGGACCACAAGTAG attcGAACGTCCCTGAAGTTGTTACTCGGGTTCAAGGGCCGTTGGTTGATTCTAATCTTGGTGCTGGTTCAGAGATATTTGATGTAATAGTGTGTGGTGGCACATTAGGTATATTTGTGGCTACTGCCCTCAGTTCTAAAGGCCTTCGGGTTGGAATTATCGAAAGCAACATAATCAAAGGG AGGGaacaagagtggaatatttcaAGAAAGGAGCTTATGGAAATTGTGGAGATTGGCATCCTTTCTGAAGCAGAGCTTGAACAGATTATTTCAAGTGATTTCAATCCT AATAGATGCGGATTTGAGGATAAAGGTGACATTTGGGTGGAGAACATTCTTAATCTTGGTATTTC GCCTGCTAAACTTGTTGAAACCATGAAAGAACGCTTTATTTCTTCAGGAGGAGCCATATTCGAAGGGAAGAGTCTATCAAGCATTTATGTCTATGATGATCGTGCA GTTCTAAAACTGAGTGATGGTGATTCCTTGCCTTGCCGACTTGTTGTTGATGCTATGGGTAATTTTTCTCCAATTGTGCGGCAG ATCCGGTCTGGTAGAAAACCAGATGGAATGTGCCTTGTTGTTGGTGCTTGTGCTCGTGGATTTGAAAAAAATACAACAAGTGATATTATTTTCAGTAGCTCATCAGTAAATAGAGCTGGAAATTCAGGAGTACAACTCTTCTGGGAG GCATTTCCTGCTGGTTCTGGTCCCAATGATCGTACTACGTACATGTTCACTTATGTTGATCCAAAATTTGGGGGCCCTAAGCTAGAAGAACTTTTGGAAGTGTTTTGGAAGCTTATGCCTGCTTACCAG GATGTAGTTCTTGAAAATCTGGATATAAAGAGAGTTATATTTGGAATTTTCCCAACTTACCGGGATAG CCCCTTACCAGCTGCATTTGACCGCATCTTACAG GTTGGTGATGCTAGTGGAATACAGTCACCTGTTTCATTTGGAGGTTTTGGAAGCTTGACGAGGCATCTTGGTCGTTTGTCAAATG GTATATATGAAGCAGTTGAAGGTGATTTCCTGGATGCACATAGTTTGCGGCTGCTGAACCCTTACATG CCAAATTTAAGTGCATCATGGCTGTTTCAACGAGCGATGTCAGTAAGGCCGCATGTCGATGTGTCACCAACCTTTATTAATGAGCTTCTCTTTGCTAATTTTCAGTCAATGCAG AAGCTTGGGGATTCTGTACTCCGGCCATTTCTCCAG GACGTGATACAATTTGGACCTCTGGTGAAAACGTTGGGTCTAGTAATGCTCGATCGGCCACAAATTCTCCCTTCAATATTTAAGCAG GTTGGACTTGGAGTCATCCTTGAATGGTCAGGCCATTTTCTGATGCTTGGTTACTACACTTTCCTTTCTACCTTCATCGATCCAGTCACGAG AACTTGGGTCGAATCCTTGCCTCCAAGAGACAAATATCAATGGAAACGGTATCTTGAAGCATGGAGATATGGAGCTGGTTTAGATTATCGTCAAGGGGAATAA
- the LOC120678502 gene encoding uncharacterized protein LOC120678502 isoform X3, with amino-acid sequence MGGAIRAQRFLAVYFFFSFHYPSRLFLPHQIDASGGGRASGEPSPPSFPPSSRTPQLATHAAGCSSPGRRRGRRRSAARSRGPDRGAPRLWGAPARQSGGWGGRAGAFQDPGEPRGRNAVIMEKISSGEEVGGAGGAYSYSALKRLDQIWSSICGPQVDSNVPEVVTRVQGPLVDSNLGAGSEIFDVIVCGGTLGIFVATALSSKGLRVGIIESNIIKGREQEWNISRKELMEIVEIGILSEAELEQIISSDFNPNRCGFEDKGDIWVENILNLGISPAKLVETMKERFISSGGAIFEGKSLSSIYVYDDRAVLKLSDGDSLPCRLVVDAMGNFSPIVRQIRSGRKPDGMCLVVGACARGFEKNTTSDIIFSSSSVNRAGNSGVQLFWEAFPAGSGPNDRTTYMFTYVDPKFGGPKLEELLEVFWKLMPAYQDVVLENLDIKRVIFGIFPTYRDSPLPAAFDRILQVGDASGIQSPVSFGGFGSLTRHLGRLSNGIYEAVEGDFLDAHSLRLLNPYMPNLSASWLFQRAMSVRPHVDVSPTFINELLFANFQSMQLGDSVLRPFLQDVIQFGPLVKTLGLVMLDRPQILPSIFKQVGLGVILEWSGHFLMLGYYTFLSTFIDPVTRTWVESLPPRDKYQWKRYLEAWRYGAGLDYRQGE; translated from the exons ATGGGGGGAGCCATCCGAGCCCAGCGGTTCCTAGccgtttatttttttttttcatttcattACCCCAGCCGTTTGTTTTTGCCTCACCAAATCGACGCGAGTGGCGGTgggcgcgcgagcggcgagccaagccctccctccttccctcccagTTCGCGCACCCCGCAGCTAGCTACTCATGCCGCTGGCTGCTCTTCTcctggtcgccgccgcggccggcgccgctccgccgcgcgctcgcgGGGGCCGGACAGGGGCGCGCCGCGGCTGTGGGGTGCGCCTGCGCGCCAGAGCGGCGGCTGGggaggccgcgccggcgccttcCAGGACCCAGGTGAGCCGCGGGGCCGAAATGCG GTGATAATGGAGAAGATCTCTAGTGGTGAAGAAGTTGGGGGTGCTGGAGGGGCATACTCATACAGTGCACTGAAAAGATTGGATCAAATATGGTCTAGTATATGTGGACCACAAGTAG attcGAACGTCCCTGAAGTTGTTACTCGGGTTCAAGGGCCGTTGGTTGATTCTAATCTTGGTGCTGGTTCAGAGATATTTGATGTAATAGTGTGTGGTGGCACATTAGGTATATTTGTGGCTACTGCCCTCAGTTCTAAAGGCCTTCGGGTTGGAATTATCGAAAGCAACATAATCAAAGGG AGGGaacaagagtggaatatttcaAGAAAGGAGCTTATGGAAATTGTGGAGATTGGCATCCTTTCTGAAGCAGAGCTTGAACAGATTATTTCAAGTGATTTCAATCCT AATAGATGCGGATTTGAGGATAAAGGTGACATTTGGGTGGAGAACATTCTTAATCTTGGTATTTC GCCTGCTAAACTTGTTGAAACCATGAAAGAACGCTTTATTTCTTCAGGAGGAGCCATATTCGAAGGGAAGAGTCTATCAAGCATTTATGTCTATGATGATCGTGCA GTTCTAAAACTGAGTGATGGTGATTCCTTGCCTTGCCGACTTGTTGTTGATGCTATGGGTAATTTTTCTCCAATTGTGCGGCAG ATCCGGTCTGGTAGAAAACCAGATGGAATGTGCCTTGTTGTTGGTGCTTGTGCTCGTGGATTTGAAAAAAATACAACAAGTGATATTATTTTCAGTAGCTCATCAGTAAATAGAGCTGGAAATTCAGGAGTACAACTCTTCTGGGAG GCATTTCCTGCTGGTTCTGGTCCCAATGATCGTACTACGTACATGTTCACTTATGTTGATCCAAAATTTGGGGGCCCTAAGCTAGAAGAACTTTTGGAAGTGTTTTGGAAGCTTATGCCTGCTTACCAG GATGTAGTTCTTGAAAATCTGGATATAAAGAGAGTTATATTTGGAATTTTCCCAACTTACCGGGATAG CCCCTTACCAGCTGCATTTGACCGCATCTTACAG GTTGGTGATGCTAGTGGAATACAGTCACCTGTTTCATTTGGAGGTTTTGGAAGCTTGACGAGGCATCTTGGTCGTTTGTCAAATG GTATATATGAAGCAGTTGAAGGTGATTTCCTGGATGCACATAGTTTGCGGCTGCTGAACCCTTACATG CCAAATTTAAGTGCATCATGGCTGTTTCAACGAGCGATGTCAGTAAGGCCGCATGTCGATGTGTCACCAACCTTTATTAATGAGCTTCTCTTTGCTAATTTTCAGTCAATGCAG CTTGGGGATTCTGTACTCCGGCCATTTCTCCAG GACGTGATACAATTTGGACCTCTGGTGAAAACGTTGGGTCTAGTAATGCTCGATCGGCCACAAATTCTCCCTTCAATATTTAAGCAG GTTGGACTTGGAGTCATCCTTGAATGGTCAGGCCATTTTCTGATGCTTGGTTACTACACTTTCCTTTCTACCTTCATCGATCCAGTCACGAG AACTTGGGTCGAATCCTTGCCTCCAAGAGACAAATATCAATGGAAACGGTATCTTGAAGCATGGAGATATGGAGCTGGTTTAGATTATCGTCAAGGGGAATAA
- the LOC120678502 gene encoding uncharacterized protein LOC120678502 isoform X5, with amino-acid sequence MPLAALLLVAAAAGAAPPRARGGRTGARRGCGVRLRARAAAGEAAPAPSRTQVIMEKISSGEEVGGAGGAYSYSALKRLDQIWSSICGPQVDSNVPEVVTRVQGPLVDSNLGAGSEIFDVIVCGGTLGIFVATALSSKGLRVGIIESNIIKGREQEWNISRKELMEIVEIGILSEAELEQIISSDFNPNRCGFEDKGDIWVENILNLGISPAKLVETMKERFISSGGAIFEGKSLSSIYVYDDRAVLKLSDGDSLPCRLVVDAMGNFSPIVRQIRSGRKPDGMCLVVGACARGFEKNTTSDIIFSSSSVNRAGNSGVQLFWEAFPAGSGPNDRTTYMFTYVDPKFGGPKLEELLEVFWKLMPAYQDVVLENLDIKRVIFGIFPTYRDSPLPAAFDRILQVGDASGIQSPVSFGGFGSLTRHLGRLSNGIYEAVEGDFLDAHSLRLLNPYMPNLSASWLFQRAMSVRPHVDVSPTFINELLFANFQSMQKLGDSVLRPFLQDVIQFGPLVKTLGLVMLDRPQILPSIFKQVGLGVILEWSGHFLMLGYYTFLSTFIDPVTRTWVESLPPRDKYQWKRYLEAWRYGAGLDYRQGE; translated from the exons ATGCCGCTGGCTGCTCTTCTcctggtcgccgccgcggccggcgccgctccgccgcgcgctcgcgGGGGCCGGACAGGGGCGCGCCGCGGCTGTGGGGTGCGCCTGCGCGCCAGAGCGGCGGCTGGggaggccgcgccggcgccttcCAGGACCCAG GTGATAATGGAGAAGATCTCTAGTGGTGAAGAAGTTGGGGGTGCTGGAGGGGCATACTCATACAGTGCACTGAAAAGATTGGATCAAATATGGTCTAGTATATGTGGACCACAAGTAG attcGAACGTCCCTGAAGTTGTTACTCGGGTTCAAGGGCCGTTGGTTGATTCTAATCTTGGTGCTGGTTCAGAGATATTTGATGTAATAGTGTGTGGTGGCACATTAGGTATATTTGTGGCTACTGCCCTCAGTTCTAAAGGCCTTCGGGTTGGAATTATCGAAAGCAACATAATCAAAGGG AGGGaacaagagtggaatatttcaAGAAAGGAGCTTATGGAAATTGTGGAGATTGGCATCCTTTCTGAAGCAGAGCTTGAACAGATTATTTCAAGTGATTTCAATCCT AATAGATGCGGATTTGAGGATAAAGGTGACATTTGGGTGGAGAACATTCTTAATCTTGGTATTTC GCCTGCTAAACTTGTTGAAACCATGAAAGAACGCTTTATTTCTTCAGGAGGAGCCATATTCGAAGGGAAGAGTCTATCAAGCATTTATGTCTATGATGATCGTGCA GTTCTAAAACTGAGTGATGGTGATTCCTTGCCTTGCCGACTTGTTGTTGATGCTATGGGTAATTTTTCTCCAATTGTGCGGCAG ATCCGGTCTGGTAGAAAACCAGATGGAATGTGCCTTGTTGTTGGTGCTTGTGCTCGTGGATTTGAAAAAAATACAACAAGTGATATTATTTTCAGTAGCTCATCAGTAAATAGAGCTGGAAATTCAGGAGTACAACTCTTCTGGGAG GCATTTCCTGCTGGTTCTGGTCCCAATGATCGTACTACGTACATGTTCACTTATGTTGATCCAAAATTTGGGGGCCCTAAGCTAGAAGAACTTTTGGAAGTGTTTTGGAAGCTTATGCCTGCTTACCAG GATGTAGTTCTTGAAAATCTGGATATAAAGAGAGTTATATTTGGAATTTTCCCAACTTACCGGGATAG CCCCTTACCAGCTGCATTTGACCGCATCTTACAG GTTGGTGATGCTAGTGGAATACAGTCACCTGTTTCATTTGGAGGTTTTGGAAGCTTGACGAGGCATCTTGGTCGTTTGTCAAATG GTATATATGAAGCAGTTGAAGGTGATTTCCTGGATGCACATAGTTTGCGGCTGCTGAACCCTTACATG CCAAATTTAAGTGCATCATGGCTGTTTCAACGAGCGATGTCAGTAAGGCCGCATGTCGATGTGTCACCAACCTTTATTAATGAGCTTCTCTTTGCTAATTTTCAGTCAATGCAG AAGCTTGGGGATTCTGTACTCCGGCCATTTCTCCAG GACGTGATACAATTTGGACCTCTGGTGAAAACGTTGGGTCTAGTAATGCTCGATCGGCCACAAATTCTCCCTTCAATATTTAAGCAG GTTGGACTTGGAGTCATCCTTGAATGGTCAGGCCATTTTCTGATGCTTGGTTACTACACTTTCCTTTCTACCTTCATCGATCCAGTCACGAG AACTTGGGTCGAATCCTTGCCTCCAAGAGACAAATATCAATGGAAACGGTATCTTGAAGCATGGAGATATGGAGCTGGTTTAGATTATCGTCAAGGGGAATAA
- the LOC120678502 gene encoding uncharacterized protein LOC120678502 isoform X4, with protein MPLAALLLVAAAAGAAPPRARGGRTGARRGCGVRLRARAAAGEAAPAPSRTQVIMEKISSGEEVGGAGGAYSYSALKRLDQIWSSICGPQVDSNVPEVVTRVQGPLVDSNLGAGSEIFDVIVCGGTLGIFVATALSSKGLRVGIIESNIIKGREQEWNISRKELMEIVEIGILSEAELEQIISSDFNPNRCGFEDKGDIWVENILNLGISPAKLVETMKERFISSGGAIFEGKSLSSIYVYDDRAVLKLSDGDSLPCRLVVDAMGNFSPIVRQIRSGRKPDGMCLVVGACARGFEKNTTSDIIFSSSSVNRAGNSGVQLFWEAFPAGSGPNDRTTYMFTYVDPKFGGPKLEELLEVFWKLMPAYQDVVLENLDIKRVIFGIFPTYRDSPLPAAFDRILQVGDASGIQSPVSFGGFGSLTRHLGRLSNGIYEAVEGDFLDAHSLRLLNPYMPNLSASWLFQRAMSVRPHVDVSPTFINELLFANFQSMQKLGDSVLRPFLQDVIQFGPLVKTLGLVMLDRPQILPSIFKQVGLGVILEWSGHFLMLGYYTFLSTFIDPVTRYNGWHLSSVKIHTSVLSNILACLLFSKHFEELGSNPCLQETNINGNGILKHGDMELV; from the exons ATGCCGCTGGCTGCTCTTCTcctggtcgccgccgcggccggcgccgctccgccgcgcgctcgcgGGGGCCGGACAGGGGCGCGCCGCGGCTGTGGGGTGCGCCTGCGCGCCAGAGCGGCGGCTGGggaggccgcgccggcgccttcCAGGACCCAG GTGATAATGGAGAAGATCTCTAGTGGTGAAGAAGTTGGGGGTGCTGGAGGGGCATACTCATACAGTGCACTGAAAAGATTGGATCAAATATGGTCTAGTATATGTGGACCACAAGTAG attcGAACGTCCCTGAAGTTGTTACTCGGGTTCAAGGGCCGTTGGTTGATTCTAATCTTGGTGCTGGTTCAGAGATATTTGATGTAATAGTGTGTGGTGGCACATTAGGTATATTTGTGGCTACTGCCCTCAGTTCTAAAGGCCTTCGGGTTGGAATTATCGAAAGCAACATAATCAAAGGG AGGGaacaagagtggaatatttcaAGAAAGGAGCTTATGGAAATTGTGGAGATTGGCATCCTTTCTGAAGCAGAGCTTGAACAGATTATTTCAAGTGATTTCAATCCT AATAGATGCGGATTTGAGGATAAAGGTGACATTTGGGTGGAGAACATTCTTAATCTTGGTATTTC GCCTGCTAAACTTGTTGAAACCATGAAAGAACGCTTTATTTCTTCAGGAGGAGCCATATTCGAAGGGAAGAGTCTATCAAGCATTTATGTCTATGATGATCGTGCA GTTCTAAAACTGAGTGATGGTGATTCCTTGCCTTGCCGACTTGTTGTTGATGCTATGGGTAATTTTTCTCCAATTGTGCGGCAG ATCCGGTCTGGTAGAAAACCAGATGGAATGTGCCTTGTTGTTGGTGCTTGTGCTCGTGGATTTGAAAAAAATACAACAAGTGATATTATTTTCAGTAGCTCATCAGTAAATAGAGCTGGAAATTCAGGAGTACAACTCTTCTGGGAG GCATTTCCTGCTGGTTCTGGTCCCAATGATCGTACTACGTACATGTTCACTTATGTTGATCCAAAATTTGGGGGCCCTAAGCTAGAAGAACTTTTGGAAGTGTTTTGGAAGCTTATGCCTGCTTACCAG GATGTAGTTCTTGAAAATCTGGATATAAAGAGAGTTATATTTGGAATTTTCCCAACTTACCGGGATAG CCCCTTACCAGCTGCATTTGACCGCATCTTACAG GTTGGTGATGCTAGTGGAATACAGTCACCTGTTTCATTTGGAGGTTTTGGAAGCTTGACGAGGCATCTTGGTCGTTTGTCAAATG GTATATATGAAGCAGTTGAAGGTGATTTCCTGGATGCACATAGTTTGCGGCTGCTGAACCCTTACATG CCAAATTTAAGTGCATCATGGCTGTTTCAACGAGCGATGTCAGTAAGGCCGCATGTCGATGTGTCACCAACCTTTATTAATGAGCTTCTCTTTGCTAATTTTCAGTCAATGCAG AAGCTTGGGGATTCTGTACTCCGGCCATTTCTCCAG GACGTGATACAATTTGGACCTCTGGTGAAAACGTTGGGTCTAGTAATGCTCGATCGGCCACAAATTCTCCCTTCAATATTTAAGCAG GTTGGACTTGGAGTCATCCTTGAATGGTCAGGCCATTTTCTGATGCTTGGTTACTACACTTTCCTTTCTACCTTCATCGATCCAGTCACGAGGTACAATGGATGGCATCTCTCTAGTGTCAAAATCCACACTTCTGTACTGTCTAACATTCTGGCATGCTTGCTATTTTCAAAACATTTTGAAGAACTTGGGTCGAATCCTTGCCTCCAAGAGACAAATATCAATGGAAACGGTATCTTGAAGCATGGAGATATGGAGCTGGTTTAG